One genomic region from Streptomyces sp. NBC_00457 encodes:
- a CDS encoding vWA domain-containing protein: MSRYVRTLIASLTLTLALLATLTSCGTGEEDVTLRVLASPELADLEPLLGELKDDTGVELEMDYRATADLAGARKPSYDLAWPTSDRSFLLRLEDSGERATRPESTPIMRSPVVVGLTPETAKALKAKAPGGRLSWADLADAAADGTVRFGMADPRRSDTGRAALVGVATAAAGTGSALREQDVSCDRLRGFRSGQTLTGASSRELLDAYVRNQKDADALIAHESELLSLNATDKLREPLQIVHPEDGMVLSDFPLLLLNSDQRTAYGKVVDWLLSADTQQKLMKRTWRRPVNQDVTPTQPLQAPVGNALAFPDRLSIVERLVDDYGDPASATTDQVVFLLDFSTSMRGDRITDLRAAFADLSGADPTSTGKFARFYRGEHLTVVRFGGSVLQERTVIVRGDGDLRVLDKVVATDDFDDATAVWSALDRGYRIAAAAVKQAPERPVSIVLMTDGESNAGIGYAEFLRRHSRLAPDAREVPTFPVHFGEADAGALKKAATATGGRMVDAGLSSLSDAFKEIRGCH; encoded by the coding sequence ATGAGCCGGTACGTCCGCACCCTCATCGCCTCCCTCACCCTCACCCTGGCCCTCCTCGCCACCCTCACCTCCTGCGGCACGGGCGAAGAGGACGTCACCCTGCGGGTCCTCGCCAGCCCCGAACTCGCCGACCTGGAACCCCTGTTGGGTGAGCTGAAGGACGACACCGGCGTCGAGCTGGAGATGGACTACCGGGCCACGGCCGATCTCGCGGGCGCCCGGAAGCCGTCGTACGACCTGGCCTGGCCCACCTCCGACCGCTCCTTCCTGCTGCGCCTGGAGGATTCCGGCGAGCGGGCCACCCGGCCCGAGTCCACCCCGATCATGCGCTCGCCGGTGGTGGTCGGCCTCACCCCCGAGACCGCCAAGGCCCTGAAGGCGAAGGCGCCCGGCGGACGGCTGTCGTGGGCGGACCTCGCGGACGCGGCGGCCGACGGGACCGTACGGTTCGGGATGGCCGACCCACGCCGCAGCGACACCGGGCGCGCGGCCCTCGTCGGCGTTGCCACGGCGGCGGCGGGAACCGGCAGCGCGTTGCGCGAACAGGACGTCTCCTGCGACCGGTTGCGCGGTTTCCGCTCGGGCCAGACCCTCACCGGCGCCAGCTCGCGGGAACTGCTCGACGCCTACGTACGCAATCAGAAGGACGCCGACGCGCTGATCGCGCACGAGTCCGAACTGCTGTCCCTGAACGCCACGGACAAGCTGCGCGAGCCGCTCCAGATCGTCCACCCCGAGGACGGCATGGTGCTGTCCGACTTCCCGCTGCTGCTCCTGAACTCCGACCAGCGGACCGCGTACGGCAAAGTCGTCGACTGGCTGCTGAGCGCCGACACGCAGCAGAAGCTGATGAAGCGCACCTGGCGCCGCCCCGTCAACCAGGACGTCACGCCCACCCAACCCCTCCAGGCACCGGTCGGCAACGCGCTCGCCTTCCCCGACCGGCTGTCCATCGTCGAGCGACTCGTCGACGACTACGGCGATCCCGCGAGCGCCACCACCGACCAGGTGGTGTTCCTGCTCGACTTCTCCACCTCCATGCGCGGCGACCGCATCACCGACCTGCGCGCCGCCTTCGCCGACCTCAGCGGCGCCGACCCCACGTCCACCGGCAAGTTCGCCCGCTTCTACCGGGGCGAGCACCTCACAGTCGTACGATTCGGCGGCAGCGTCCTTCAGGAACGCACGGTGATCGTGCGCGGGGACGGCGATCTCCGCGTCCTGGACAAAGTGGTGGCCACCGACGACTTCGACGACGCCACCGCCGTATGGTCGGCCCTCGACCGCGGCTACCGCATCGCCGCGGCGGCCGTGAAGCAGGCGCCCGAACGGCCCGTGTCCATCGTGCTGATGACGGACGGCGAGAGCAACGCGGGCATCGGCTATGCGGAGTTCCTGCGCCGCCACTCCCGTCTAGCGCCCGACGCACGCGAAGTACCCACCTTCCCCGTCCACTTCGGCGAGGCCGACGCCGGAGCACTCAAAAAGGCCGCGACCGCGACCGGCGGCCGCATGGTCGACGCCGGCCTTTCCTCACTCTCCGACGCTTTCAAGGAGATCCGTGGGTGTCATTGA
- a CDS encoding DUF5336 domain-containing protein: MNIRSLTRGDGVVIGAAVLLFIASFLSFYTAEGVSDAPNAWENLDTGMGVYLGGFIGAALIVANRVLPQPRKVAGLDLGTVGAGFSVLVTWILFWTLVDVPEGIEAGSGLILGFIAALLLAAGAIASPLLPPLQAALLPAPRPAAPQPYGAQPPGDYGYPGAGAPQPGQPGQPYGGQPQAGQPYGAQQPQAPQPQAPQPQAQPGGDFSPFWFAVPVPRPLFAEDGSQQPIAELAPGTWYLAVEQRGPGLVAQTQDGRRGVLQDTSGIQRG, from the coding sequence GTGAATATCCGCTCCCTCACTCGAGGCGACGGCGTGGTGATCGGAGCAGCGGTGTTGCTCTTCATCGCGTCGTTCCTCAGCTTCTATACCGCCGAGGGCGTCAGTGACGCCCCGAACGCGTGGGAAAACCTCGACACCGGCATGGGCGTCTACCTGGGCGGATTCATCGGTGCCGCCTTGATCGTTGCCAACCGCGTCCTGCCGCAGCCGCGCAAGGTCGCCGGTCTGGACCTCGGGACGGTCGGGGCAGGCTTCTCTGTTCTGGTCACGTGGATCCTCTTCTGGACCCTGGTGGACGTCCCCGAAGGCATCGAGGCCGGCTCCGGTCTCATCCTCGGCTTCATCGCCGCCCTGCTCCTCGCCGCCGGCGCCATCGCCAGCCCCCTGCTCCCGCCGCTCCAAGCCGCCCTCCTCCCGGCCCCCCGCCCCGCCGCCCCGCAGCCCTACGGCGCCCAGCCCCCCGGCGATTACGGCTACCCGGGTGCCGGTGCCCCGCAGCCCGGCCAGCCGGGTCAGCCCTACGGTGGTCAGCCGCAGGCGGGCCAGCCCTACGGTGCCCAGCAGCCGCAAGCCCCGCAGCCCCAGGCACCGCAGCCCCAGGCTCAGCCCGGCGGTGACTTCTCGCCGTTCTGGTTCGCCGTGCCCGTGCCGCGCCCCCTCTTCGCGGAGGACGGTTCGCAGCAGCCGATCGCCGAACTGGCGCCGGGGACCTGGTACCTGGCTGTCGAGCAGCGCGGTCCGGGGCTGGTCGCTCAGACGCAGGACGGCCGTCGGGGTGTGCTGCAGGACACCTCCGGGATTCAGCGCGGCTGA
- a CDS encoding N-acetylmuramoyl-L-alanine amidase: protein MSYVGPDFEPPRPRRSRRGPLTVAVAALVPGALLGWLVFEAVGGTGGGGEDDRPQASSTSAPAAAPPAADTASPTEDGEEPSPVPTPADSSGPLAGKVVVIDPGHNPGNFQHTSEINRKVDIGTGLKECDTTGTSTNAGYTEAKFTLDVAHRMRALLQAQGATVKLTQDADRPYGPCIDERARIGNDARADAVVSVHADGSGTGNRGFHVILPGSVNAGAADTRPIVAPSRDLGERIAGNFVRFTGSPPSNYVGDGTGVVTRKDLGGLNLSTVPKVFIECGNMRDSKDEALLTSGAWRQKAAQGISEGIVSFLRG from the coding sequence GTGTCGTACGTAGGCCCTGACTTCGAACCGCCCCGCCCCCGCCGCTCCCGGCGCGGGCCCCTGACCGTCGCTGTTGCCGCGCTCGTGCCGGGTGCGCTGCTGGGGTGGCTGGTGTTTGAGGCGGTGGGCGGTACGGGGGGTGGCGGCGAGGACGACCGCCCGCAGGCGTCCTCGACGAGCGCGCCGGCCGCCGCTCCCCCGGCCGCGGACACCGCCTCCCCGACCGAGGACGGCGAGGAGCCGAGCCCGGTGCCCACGCCCGCCGACTCCTCCGGACCCCTCGCGGGCAAGGTCGTCGTCATCGACCCCGGCCACAACCCCGGCAACTTCCAGCACACATCCGAGATCAACCGCAAGGTGGATATCGGGACAGGCTTGAAGGAGTGCGACACTACGGGCACTTCCACCAACGCCGGTTACACGGAAGCCAAGTTCACGCTCGACGTCGCCCACCGCATGCGGGCCCTGCTCCAAGCACAGGGCGCCACCGTGAAGTTGACCCAGGACGCCGACCGTCCCTACGGCCCCTGCATCGACGAACGCGCCCGCATCGGCAACGACGCCCGCGCCGACGCCGTCGTCTCCGTCCACGCGGACGGCTCCGGAACCGGCAACCGCGGCTTCCACGTGATCCTGCCCGGCTCGGTGAACGCCGGTGCCGCCGACACCCGCCCCATCGTCGCCCCCTCCCGCGACCTCGGTGAGCGCATCGCGGGCAACTTCGTGCGCTTCACGGGCTCCCCACCCTCCAACTACGTCGGCGACGGCACCGGAGTCGTCACGCGTAAGGACCTTGGCGGTCTCAATCTGTCAACGGTTCCCAAGGTGTTCATCGAGTGCGGCAACATGCGCGATAGCAAGGACGAGGCGCTGCTCACCAGCGGCGCGTGGCGACAGAAGGCGGCGCAGGGGATCTCTGAGGGGATTGTGAGTTTCCTGCGGGGGTAG
- a CDS encoding MFS transporter, giving the protein MLRAADTTPIAGRNSPPAWLVVALACAGQFLVVLDISVVNVALPSMRADLGLSAPGLQWVVNAYAIAFAGFMLLGGRAGDLYGRKRMFLAGLGLFTLASLGGGLAQEEWQLLLARAVQGLGAAVLAPATLTIVTSAVPEGPARARAIATWTAVGAGGGAAGGLVGGVLVEALSWRWVLLINVPVGAVVLLGSLRWLVESRAGDGRRLDLPGALLVTGGLASLAYGISQTEAAGWTASATLIPLLAGLALIGLFLVVEARTTAPLMPLGLLRVRSVAAANVAMFLSGSAMFGMWFFMTLYAQNVRGYSPLEAGLALVPSSLAVILASKLAPRFMPVIGARGLAVLGTLVGAAGFGWQSTLTTDGSYLTAIMLPGILMMLGAGLAITPLASLATSGAAPGEAGLVSGLVNTSRTMGGSLGLAVMSTIAAARSAGSVAPQALTEGYALAFRVSAGVLVAGAVLMMVWLPGEKNRALNPRTESAH; this is encoded by the coding sequence ATGCTCCGAGCCGCAGACACCACCCCCATAGCCGGCCGTAACTCTCCTCCCGCCTGGCTGGTGGTGGCGCTCGCCTGTGCCGGGCAGTTCCTCGTCGTGCTCGACATCTCCGTCGTGAACGTGGCGCTGCCCTCGATGCGGGCCGACCTGGGGCTGAGCGCTCCCGGCCTGCAGTGGGTGGTGAACGCCTACGCCATCGCCTTCGCCGGGTTCATGCTGCTCGGCGGACGGGCCGGCGACCTGTACGGCCGCAAGCGGATGTTCCTGGCGGGACTCGGCCTGTTCACGCTGGCCTCCCTGGGCGGCGGACTGGCCCAGGAGGAGTGGCAACTGCTGCTGGCGCGGGCCGTGCAGGGCCTGGGCGCGGCGGTACTGGCGCCCGCGACGCTGACGATCGTGACGTCGGCGGTGCCGGAAGGGCCCGCGCGGGCGCGGGCGATCGCGACGTGGACCGCGGTCGGCGCGGGCGGGGGAGCGGCGGGCGGCCTCGTCGGCGGCGTGCTGGTGGAAGCCCTGTCGTGGCGGTGGGTGCTGCTGATCAATGTGCCGGTGGGCGCGGTGGTACTGCTCGGTTCCCTGCGGTGGCTGGTGGAGAGCCGGGCCGGGGACGGACGGCGCCTCGACCTGCCCGGCGCGCTGCTGGTGACCGGAGGGCTGGCGAGTCTGGCGTACGGCATTTCACAGACCGAGGCGGCGGGCTGGACGGCGTCGGCCACCCTCATCCCCCTGCTCGCCGGGCTCGCGCTGATCGGGCTGTTCCTCGTCGTCGAGGCGCGTACGACGGCTCCGCTGATGCCGCTCGGACTGCTGCGGGTGCGGTCGGTGGCCGCGGCGAACGTGGCGATGTTCCTGAGCGGCTCGGCGATGTTCGGCATGTGGTTCTTCATGACGCTGTACGCGCAGAACGTACGGGGCTACTCGCCGCTGGAGGCCGGGCTCGCGCTGGTACCGAGCTCCCTGGCCGTGATCCTCGCCTCGAAGCTCGCGCCCCGCTTCATGCCCGTGATCGGGGCGCGCGGCCTGGCCGTCCTGGGCACGCTGGTGGGAGCCGCCGGGTTCGGCTGGCAGTCGACGCTGACCACGGACGGGTCGTACCTCACCGCCATCATGCTCCCGGGAATCCTGATGATGCTGGGCGCGGGCCTCGCGATCACGCCGCTCGCCTCGCTGGCCACGTCGGGGGCGGCGCCGGGGGAGGCCGGACTGGTCTCCGGGCTGGTCAACACCTCGCGGACGATGGGGGGTTCGCTCGGACTCGCGGTCATGTCGACGATCGCGGCGGCGCGTTCGGCGGGAAGCGTCGCGCCTCAGGCACTGACGGAGGGGTACGCGCTGGCGTTCCGGGTGAGTGCGGGGGTGCTGGTGGCGGGGGCGGTGCTGATGATGGTGTGGCTGCCCGGGGAGAAAAACCGGGCACTGAATCCGCGCACTGAATCCGCGCACTGA
- a CDS encoding RNA-guided endonuclease InsQ/TnpB family protein, with translation MSRFRMYPTSEQASIMLDHCAHARYVWNLAVEQHSHWYKGRGAAPGFAEQCRQLTEARHDNAWLRAGNADVQQQALKDFAKAKNARFASGFGEPTWRKKFRHEGFRVIGTDRVPEFEADGTPKLNAKGKHVMGRSVVVQKLNRRWAQVKVPGCGWVRLRLSRKGKGARLPAAKTFRVTFRNGQWHLAFAVVPEPADPPGTGEVIGIDRGVKITAALSDGRKLNCPQLTVKERAQIRKHQRRAARAPRGSEAKATEYAKAAKLKAREAARRKDWCEKTSTMIAKTYDLVRFEKLNIKNMTRSATGTVEQPGKNVRQKAGLNRAILAQGWGLLRRRTQDKAPGRVEDIPAPFTSLRCSACGWIEKKSRKSQADFVCVSCGFTCNADENASINVAAGQGGIPRPRRSAGAGGVTAATSRSSAREPQPTRVGISLF, from the coding sequence ATGTCACGCTTCCGGATGTACCCGACGAGCGAGCAGGCGAGCATCATGCTTGACCACTGCGCGCACGCCCGCTACGTCTGGAACCTCGCCGTCGAGCAGCACTCGCACTGGTACAAGGGGCGCGGGGCCGCGCCCGGATTCGCTGAGCAGTGCCGCCAGCTCACCGAGGCCCGGCATGACAACGCATGGCTGCGCGCTGGTAACGCGGACGTCCAGCAGCAGGCCCTGAAGGACTTCGCCAAGGCCAAGAACGCCCGGTTCGCCTCCGGGTTCGGTGAACCGACCTGGCGTAAGAAGTTCCGGCATGAAGGCTTCCGTGTCATCGGCACCGACCGCGTACCGGAGTTCGAGGCGGACGGCACCCCGAAGCTGAATGCCAAGGGCAAGCACGTCATGGGCCGGTCGGTCGTGGTGCAGAAGCTGAACCGGCGCTGGGCGCAGGTGAAGGTGCCCGGCTGCGGCTGGGTGCGCTTGCGCCTGTCCCGCAAGGGCAAGGGTGCCCGCCTGCCCGCGGCGAAGACGTTCCGGGTCACCTTCCGCAACGGGCAGTGGCATCTCGCGTTCGCCGTCGTTCCCGAGCCGGCTGACCCACCCGGCACGGGTGAGGTCATTGGCATCGACCGGGGAGTGAAGATCACCGCCGCCCTCTCGGACGGGCGGAAACTGAACTGCCCGCAGCTCACGGTCAAGGAGCGCGCACAGATCCGCAAGCACCAGCGGCGTGCTGCCCGCGCCCCCAGAGGCAGCGAGGCCAAGGCCACCGAGTACGCCAAGGCCGCCAAGCTCAAGGCGCGCGAAGCTGCCCGGCGCAAGGACTGGTGCGAGAAGACCAGCACCATGATCGCCAAGACGTACGATCTGGTGCGGTTCGAGAAGCTGAACATCAAGAACATGACCCGCTCGGCGACGGGGACTGTCGAGCAGCCCGGCAAGAACGTACGCCAAAAGGCCGGGCTGAACCGGGCGATCCTCGCCCAGGGCTGGGGGCTGCTCCGGCGACGCACGCAGGACAAGGCTCCGGGCCGGGTCGAGGACATCCCCGCACCCTTCACGTCTCTGCGTTGCTCCGCCTGCGGATGGATCGAGAAGAAGTCGCGCAAGAGCCAAGCCGACTTCGTCTGTGTGTCCTGCGGGTTCACCTGCAACGCCGATGAGAACGCAAGCATCAACGTCGCGGCAGGACAGGGCGGGATCCCCCGCCCCCGGCGCTCAGCCGGTGCCGGAGGGGTGACAGCGGCCACCAGCCGTTCGAGCGCCCGTGAACCTCAACCCACCAGGGTTGGAATCTCCCTCTTTTAA
- a CDS encoding SigE family RNA polymerase sigma factor: protein MGDRKEARDTEFQSFVTGRWPRLMRTAFLLTGEQHAAEDLVQSTLERVYVAWRKVGSADDPEAYVRRVMVNAHARRHRRRLKEYLAPKDDSGLVREEPDSGDRIAQADDRNELLKALAQLPPRQREAVVLRYWEDLTETQTAEVMRCSVGAVKSNAAKGIAKLRAIPGLAETVTQGGRK from the coding sequence ATGGGGGATCGCAAGGAGGCTCGGGACACGGAGTTCCAGAGCTTTGTCACCGGCCGCTGGCCGCGGCTGATGCGTACGGCATTTCTCCTCACGGGGGAGCAGCACGCCGCGGAGGACTTGGTCCAGTCCACGCTCGAGCGTGTCTATGTCGCCTGGCGCAAGGTCGGTTCGGCCGACGACCCGGAGGCGTATGTACGACGCGTGATGGTCAACGCCCATGCGCGCAGACATCGCCGGCGGCTGAAGGAGTATCTGGCGCCGAAGGACGACTCGGGCCTGGTGCGCGAGGAGCCCGACAGCGGAGACCGCATCGCCCAGGCCGACGACCGCAACGAGTTGCTGAAGGCGCTCGCTCAACTGCCGCCACGGCAGCGGGAGGCGGTGGTCCTGCGGTACTGGGAGGACCTGACGGAGACCCAGACCGCCGAGGTGATGCGCTGTTCCGTCGGCGCGGTGAAGAGCAACGCGGCCAAGGGGATCGCGAAACTCCGGGCCATACCGGGGCTGGCGGAGACGGTGACGCAGGGAGGGCGGAAGTGA
- a CDS encoding LLM class F420-dependent oxidoreductase: MRLGLALGYWGRGPSSDHVPLAQEAERLGYDSVWTAESWGSDVFTPLTWIAAQTSRIKLGTAVAQMAARSPTTTAMHALTLDHLSGGRMMLGLGLSGPQVVEGWYGRPFPKSPLTATREYVDVVRQVLRREAPVALDGRFHSLPYRGEDGSGLGKPLKPITHPLRAELPILLGAEGPKNVAQTTRIADGWLPLYWSPTRPEAYEASPADLPEGFLVAPMARVHVCDDLAEGLLPVKTMLGFYIGGMGHASRNFHADLMARMGYEEEAQRIQRLFLEGRREEAVLAVPDAFADEISLVGPRERIAERLELWRKGPVTDLLALAPDRRSLRVLAELNA, from the coding sequence ATGCGGCTCGGTCTCGCACTCGGTTACTGGGGGCGTGGTCCCTCCTCCGACCATGTGCCGCTCGCCCAGGAAGCCGAGCGGCTTGGCTACGACTCCGTGTGGACGGCTGAATCGTGGGGGTCGGACGTTTTCACGCCGCTCACCTGGATCGCCGCGCAGACGTCGAGGATCAAGCTGGGTACGGCCGTTGCGCAGATGGCGGCGCGGTCGCCCACCACCACCGCCATGCATGCGCTGACGCTCGACCATCTCTCCGGTGGGCGGATGATGCTCGGGCTGGGGCTGTCGGGGCCGCAGGTGGTGGAGGGGTGGTACGGCCGTCCGTTCCCGAAGTCGCCGCTGACCGCGACCCGGGAGTACGTCGATGTCGTACGGCAAGTCCTGCGCCGCGAGGCCCCCGTCGCGCTCGACGGGCGATTTCACTCGCTTCCCTATCGGGGCGAGGACGGTTCCGGGCTCGGTAAGCCCCTCAAGCCCATCACGCATCCCCTGCGCGCCGAACTCCCCATCCTGCTCGGCGCCGAAGGGCCGAAGAACGTCGCGCAAACGACCCGGATCGCCGACGGCTGGCTGCCGCTGTACTGGTCGCCGACCCGGCCCGAGGCGTACGAGGCGTCGCCGGCCGACCTTCCCGAGGGCTTCCTCGTCGCCCCCATGGCCCGGGTGCACGTCTGTGACGACCTCGCCGAAGGGCTCCTCCCCGTCAAGACGATGCTCGGCTTCTACATCGGCGGCATGGGCCACGCCTCCCGCAACTTCCACGCCGATCTGATGGCGCGGATGGGGTACGAGGAGGAGGCGCAGCGGATTCAGCGGCTGTTCCTGGAGGGGCGGCGGGAGGAGGCCGTACTCGCCGTTCCGGACGCCTTCGCCGACGAGATCTCCCTCGTCGGGCCACGCGAACGGATCGCCGAGCGGCTGGAGTTGTGGCGGAAGGGGCCGGTGACGGACCTGCTGGCGCTGGCGCCGGACCGGCGGTCCTTGCGGGTCTTGGCTGAGCTCAACGCGTAG
- a CDS encoding MFS transporter produces MNLTPTDQPTPRAGRAVVPVLAFAGIVVAVMQTLLVPVIKDLPQLLDTSPSNATWVLTSTLLSGAVATPIMGRLGDLFGKRRMLIFSLAVMVVGALISAVTSDLLPMIVGRALQGFAMGAIPLGIGLMRDMLPREKLGSAMALMSSSIGVGGGLALPAAALVAQHTNWHALFFGAAGVGVLAIVLTLLVVPESPMRAKGSFDLPGAFGLSLGLVLFLLPITKGSDWGWTSGTTLGLFAGAVVVLLLWGVYELRTAAPLVDLRTTARPAVLFTNLASIMVGVSFYVVSLVLPQLLQLPKDTGYGLGQSMVVAGLLVAPLGLTMMFTAPVYARLSAKYGPKTTLILGMLIIAIGYGAGLGLMSAAWQSLVIAVILGAGIGLAYSSLPALIVGAVPASETGAANGLNTLMRSIGTSVSSAVVGMVLANTANNVNGVAVPTMHGFRVSFLIATGAVAVGLLMALFLPKPNRAPQLRASSEEEENLARAEEALRGFRGRVLDADGAPVARAKVTLIDRRGRQAGATLSADDGSYALTVPTQGAYVLAARATGHGPLASAATHTGDERPVDVDLALPGEPVAAP; encoded by the coding sequence ATGAACCTAACGCCGACCGACCAGCCCACCCCGAGAGCCGGCAGGGCCGTCGTCCCGGTCCTCGCCTTCGCGGGCATCGTGGTCGCGGTGATGCAGACCCTGCTCGTGCCGGTCATCAAGGATCTGCCACAACTGCTGGACACCTCACCCAGCAACGCCACCTGGGTCCTGACCTCGACGCTTCTCTCGGGAGCCGTGGCCACGCCGATCATGGGCCGGCTCGGTGACCTGTTCGGCAAGCGGCGGATGCTGATCTTCAGCCTGGCCGTGATGGTGGTCGGTGCGCTGATCAGCGCCGTCACCAGCGATCTGCTTCCGATGATCGTCGGCCGTGCGCTCCAGGGCTTCGCGATGGGCGCGATCCCGCTCGGCATCGGCCTGATGCGCGACATGCTGCCCCGCGAGAAGCTCGGCTCGGCGATGGCCCTGATGAGCTCCTCGATCGGCGTCGGCGGCGGCCTCGCTCTGCCCGCCGCGGCCCTGGTCGCCCAGCACACGAACTGGCACGCCCTCTTCTTCGGCGCCGCAGGCGTCGGCGTCCTCGCGATCGTCCTCACCCTCCTCGTCGTACCCGAGTCCCCGATGCGCGCCAAGGGCTCCTTCGACCTGCCCGGCGCGTTCGGTCTCTCCCTCGGCCTGGTCCTCTTCCTGCTCCCCATCACCAAGGGCAGCGACTGGGGCTGGACGTCGGGCACCACCCTGGGCCTGTTCGCGGGCGCCGTCGTCGTCCTGCTCCTGTGGGGCGTCTACGAGCTGCGCACCGCGGCCCCCCTGGTCGACCTGCGCACCACCGCCCGCCCGGCCGTCCTCTTCACCAACCTGGCTTCGATCATGGTCGGTGTCTCCTTCTACGTCGTCTCGCTCGTCCTTCCCCAGCTGCTCCAGCTCCCGAAGGACACCGGCTACGGCCTCGGCCAGTCCATGGTCGTAGCGGGACTGCTCGTGGCCCCGCTCGGCCTGACGATGATGTTCACGGCCCCCGTCTACGCCCGCCTCTCGGCGAAGTACGGCCCCAAGACCACCCTCATCCTCGGCATGCTGATCATCGCGATCGGCTACGGTGCCGGGCTCGGCCTGATGAGCGCCGCCTGGCAGTCCCTGGTCATCGCGGTGATCCTGGGCGCGGGCATCGGCCTCGCGTACTCCTCGCTCCCCGCGCTGATCGTCGGCGCGGTCCCGGCCTCGGAGACGGGCGCCGCGAACGGCCTCAACACCCTGATGCGTTCCATCGGTACGTCGGTGTCGAGCGCCGTGGTCGGCATGGTGCTCGCCAACACCGCGAACAACGTGAACGGCGTCGCCGTCCCGACCATGCACGGCTTCCGCGTCTCCTTCCTGATCGCCACGGGCGCCGTGGCCGTAGGCCTGCTGATGGCTCTGTTCCTGCCGAAGCCGAACCGCGCGCCCCAGCTGCGCGCGAGCAGCGAGGAGGAGGAGAACCTGGCCCGCGCCGAGGAGGCACTCCGCGGATTCCGCGGCCGGGTCCTGGACGCCGACGGCGCTCCGGTCGCCCGCGCGAAGGTCACCCTGATCGACCGCCGGGGCCGCCAGGCGGGCGCGACGCTCTCCGCCGACGACGGCAGCTACGCCCTGACCGTCCCCACTCAGGGCGCCTACGTCCTCGCCGCCCGCGCCACCGGCCACGGCCCGCTCGCCTCGGCGGCGACCCACACGGGCGACGAGCGCCCGGTCGACGTGGACCTCGCGCTGCCTGGTGAGCCGGTCGCCGCACCCTGA
- a CDS encoding class I SAM-dependent methyltransferase produces MTPAPKPAILAAFEAAKGFMPTTEGLALYAAALEAGRLGLPILEVGTYCGRSTILLADAARQAGVTALTVDHHRGSEEQQPGWDYHDPETVDPELGVMDTLPTFRRTLRGAGLEDHVVALVGRSPQIARIWNSPLGLVFIDGGHTDEHAGADYEGWAPHVAHGGLLLIHDVFPNPADEFTGQAPYRVYLRALASGAFTEVSVTDSLRVLRRTGAGI; encoded by the coding sequence ATGACCCCGGCGCCCAAGCCCGCGATCCTGGCCGCGTTCGAGGCGGCGAAGGGGTTCATGCCTACGACCGAGGGCCTCGCCCTGTACGCAGCGGCGCTGGAAGCCGGGCGGCTCGGACTGCCGATCCTCGAGGTCGGGACGTACTGCGGCCGCTCCACGATCCTGCTCGCCGACGCGGCCCGCCAGGCGGGCGTCACCGCGCTCACCGTCGACCACCACCGCGGCAGCGAGGAGCAGCAGCCCGGCTGGGATTACCACGACCCGGAGACGGTCGACCCCGAGCTCGGCGTGATGGACACGCTGCCGACGTTCCGCCGCACGCTGCGCGGGGCGGGACTGGAGGACCACGTCGTCGCGCTGGTCGGCCGTTCCCCGCAGATCGCGCGGATCTGGAACTCCCCCCTCGGCCTGGTCTTCATCGACGGCGGCCACACCGACGAGCACGCGGGCGCCGACTACGAGGGCTGGGCCCCCCATGTGGCCCACGGCGGCCTGCTCCTCATCCACGACGTCTTCCCGAACCCGGCTGACGAGTTCACCGGCCAGGCCCCGTACCGCGTCTACCTCCGCGCTCTCGCGTCCGGCGCCTTCACGGAGGTCTCGGTGACCGACTCGCTGCGCGTGCTGCGGCGAACCGGAGCAGGGATCTGA